A part of Arachis hypogaea cultivar Tifrunner chromosome 12, arahy.Tifrunner.gnm2.J5K5, whole genome shotgun sequence genomic DNA contains:
- the LOC112726864 gene encoding uncharacterized protein, with the protein MEIDMLETMRIMQNQQWKAFDVSKMLKSRPENQVPMCEAPSTSTEQGNTSGKAMLKDKVVPTEKPPDESTKNLRGTQKEKERMSPERSGEWDKDSLRSWLLAELVDQILCIPLRLPGITQVEMV; encoded by the exons ATGGAAATAGACATGCTTGAGACTATGAGAATTATGCAGAATCAACAATGGAAAGCTTTTGATGTCTCTAAAATGCTGAAGAGCAGGCCCGAGAACCAAGTTCCCATGTGTGAGGCTCCCAGCACTTCTACTGAGCAAGGGAATACGTCTGGTAAAGCAATGCTCAAGGACAAAGTGGTTCCGACAGAAAAACCTCCTGATGAAAGTACGAAGAATTTGAGAGGCACCCAGAAGGAAAAAGAGCGGATGTCTCCAGAAAGAAGTG GTGAATGGGATAAAGATAGTCTAAGGAGTTGGCTGCTAGCTGAGTTGGTTGATCAGATTTTGTGCATCCCCCTCCGTCTCCCTGGAATAACTCAGGTAGAAATGGTGTGA